In one window of Qipengyuania profundimaris DNA:
- the metZ gene encoding O-succinylhomoserine sulfhydrylase, with product MKKTTGTDRSITSKWRPATQAVRGGTWRSEHGETSEALFLTSGYTYDDAQTPADRFAGEMQGMTYSRLQNPTVAMLEERIALMEGAEACRAQASGMAAMTTALLCQLSAGDHVVGARAAFGSCRWLLDQLLPRFGIETTVIDSADDDAWEAAIKPNTKAFFFETPANPTLDVVDLAHVCGVAKAHGVTTVVDNAFATSALQKPMEFGADVVAYSATKLMDGQGRVLAGAVCGSQEWIDEVLLPFQRNTGPNCAPFNAWVVLKGLETLDLRARRQSENAVALGAFIEPRVPKMLHPGLPSHPRHDLAMKQMVATGPIFAFDVGDRATAFAVLDALELVDISNNIGDARSLMCHPASTTHANMGEEGRAAMGVTEGLLRINVGLEDIEDLKEDLDRALSAAGL from the coding sequence ATGAAGAAGACCACCGGCACCGACCGCTCGATCACCAGCAAGTGGCGTCCCGCAACGCAGGCCGTGCGCGGCGGCACCTGGCGCAGCGAGCATGGCGAGACCAGCGAGGCGCTGTTCCTCACCAGCGGCTATACTTACGATGACGCCCAGACCCCCGCGGATCGCTTCGCGGGCGAAATGCAGGGCATGACCTATTCGCGGTTGCAGAATCCTACCGTCGCCATGCTGGAAGAGCGCATCGCGCTGATGGAGGGTGCCGAAGCCTGCCGCGCGCAGGCGAGCGGAATGGCGGCGATGACCACCGCGCTGCTGTGCCAGCTGTCCGCGGGCGATCACGTGGTCGGCGCGCGCGCTGCCTTCGGTTCGTGCCGCTGGCTGCTCGATCAGCTGCTGCCGCGCTTCGGGATCGAGACCACCGTGATCGACAGCGCCGACGACGACGCCTGGGAGGCGGCGATCAAGCCGAACACCAAGGCCTTTTTCTTCGAGACACCCGCTAACCCCACGCTCGACGTGGTCGACCTCGCCCATGTTTGCGGCGTCGCCAAGGCGCATGGCGTCACTACCGTGGTCGACAATGCTTTCGCCACCAGTGCGCTGCAGAAACCGATGGAATTCGGTGCGGACGTGGTCGCCTATAGTGCGACCAAGCTGATGGACGGGCAGGGGCGGGTGCTCGCCGGCGCGGTCTGTGGATCGCAGGAATGGATCGACGAGGTGCTGCTGCCGTTCCAGCGCAACACCGGCCCCAATTGCGCGCCGTTCAATGCCTGGGTGGTGCTGAAGGGCCTCGAAACGCTCGACCTGCGCGCCCGGCGCCAGAGCGAGAATGCCGTTGCGCTCGGCGCATTCATCGAGCCGCGCGTGCCGAAGATGCTGCATCCAGGCCTGCCGAGCCATCCGCGCCACGATCTGGCGATGAAGCAGATGGTCGCCACCGGGCCGATCTTCGCTTTCGACGTCGGCGACCGCGCCACGGCTTTCGCCGTGCTCGACGCGCTCGAGCTGGTCGATATCTCCAACAATATCGGCGATGCGCGTAGCCTGATGTGCCACCCGGCCAGCACGACCCACGCCAATATGGGTGAGGAGGGCCGCGCCGCGATGGGGGTGACCGAGGGGCTGCTGCGGATCAATGTCGGGCTGGAGGATATCGAGGATCTGAAAGAGGACCTCGACCGCGCATTGTCTGCAGCGGGCCTCTAG
- the leuB gene encoding 3-isopropylmalate dehydrogenase: MKIAIFPGDGIGPEVTAQARRVLDALDLPGLTLFEGDVGAVAYRRHGHPLPAETLEMARAADAVLFGAVGDFSCDDLPRELRPEQAILGLRSELGLFANLRPAAGFPGLEHLSSLKPDIARSIDLLVVRELNGDVYFGDKGERDSTGGREGWDAMSYNEAEVRRIAHVAFRAAMGRGKRLTSVDKANVLETSRIWRETVIEMAKDYPEVELDHMYVDNAAMQLVKSPGQFDTIVTGNLFGDILSDQASACVGSIGLLASASLGERQAEYGTFGLYEPIHGSAPDIAGQGKANPVAAVLSLAMLLRHSLGREEEAVGVERAVEGILADGVFGGDLGGSASTSEIGDAIVRKLLTIS; the protein is encoded by the coding sequence ATGAAGATCGCGATTTTTCCCGGCGACGGGATCGGACCCGAAGTGACGGCACAGGCGCGCCGCGTGCTCGATGCGCTCGACCTGCCGGGACTGACGCTGTTCGAAGGCGATGTCGGAGCGGTCGCCTATCGCCGCCACGGGCATCCGCTTCCCGCAGAGACGCTGGAGATGGCGCGGGCTGCAGACGCCGTGCTGTTCGGCGCGGTCGGCGATTTCTCCTGCGACGATCTGCCGCGCGAATTGCGGCCCGAACAAGCGATCCTCGGCCTACGGAGCGAGCTCGGCCTGTTCGCGAACCTGCGCCCTGCGGCAGGCTTCCCGGGCCTCGAGCACTTGTCTTCGCTCAAGCCCGATATTGCTCGCAGCATCGACTTGCTGGTGGTGCGCGAACTCAATGGCGACGTCTATTTCGGCGACAAGGGCGAGCGCGACAGCACCGGTGGGCGCGAGGGCTGGGACGCCATGTCCTATAACGAGGCCGAGGTGCGCCGCATCGCGCATGTCGCCTTCCGCGCAGCCATGGGGCGGGGCAAGCGCCTGACCAGCGTCGACAAGGCGAATGTCCTCGAAACCAGTCGCATCTGGCGCGAGACGGTCATCGAGATGGCGAAGGACTATCCCGAGGTCGAACTGGACCACATGTATGTCGACAACGCAGCCATGCAGCTGGTGAAATCGCCCGGCCAGTTCGATACGATCGTCACCGGCAATCTGTTCGGCGACATATTGTCGGACCAGGCCAGCGCCTGCGTCGGCTCCATCGGCCTGCTTGCCAGCGCCAGCCTGGGGGAGCGGCAGGCGGAATATGGCACCTTCGGCCTCTACGAACCGATCCACGGCAGCGCGCCCGATATCGCCGGGCAGGGCAAGGCCAATCCCGTGGCTGCCGTTCTCAGCCTCGCCATGCTGTTGCGCCACTCACTCGGCCGCGAGGAGGAGGCCGTGGGGGTCGAGCGCGCGGTTGAGGGCATCCTTGCAGACGGCGTCTTCGGTGGCGACCTCGGCGGCAGCGCCTCGACCTCGGAGATCGGCGACGCCATTGTTAGGAAGCTGCTAACCATATCTTGA
- the recO gene encoding DNA repair protein RecO: MHLTAPAILLAARPHGETAVITRMLTEQSGVVAAYVAGGRGRHLRPVVIPGNIVQAEVRAKSDNQLPFARLELVTSRGPWLSEPLPAAAIAWVTALTAAVLPERNAYPTLYAALGALLEAICSADAARQWVEVLAVYEALLLRELGYGGERPAIADLGQALEILDRQEPLIARYLLADTRADVLAARQLLRQRLARMME; encoded by the coding sequence ATGCACCTCACAGCCCCCGCAATTTTGCTCGCCGCGCGCCCGCATGGCGAGACGGCGGTGATCACGCGCATGCTGACCGAGCAGAGCGGCGTGGTCGCGGCCTATGTCGCGGGTGGTCGCGGGCGGCATCTGCGGCCGGTCGTAATCCCGGGCAACATCGTGCAGGCCGAGGTTCGCGCGAAATCGGACAACCAGCTGCCCTTCGCCCGGCTGGAGCTGGTGACGAGCCGCGGGCCGTGGCTTTCCGAGCCACTCCCCGCCGCCGCGATCGCATGGGTCACGGCACTGACCGCCGCTGTGCTGCCGGAGCGCAATGCCTATCCCACGCTCTACGCTGCGCTCGGCGCATTGCTCGAGGCGATCTGTTCTGCCGATGCCGCGCGACAGTGGGTGGAAGTGCTGGCGGTGTATGAGGCGCTGCTGCTGCGCGAACTGGGCTATGGCGGAGAGCGGCCTGCGATAGCCGACCTTGGGCAGGCCTTGGAAATTCTCGACCGCCAGGAGCCGTTGATCGCGCGCTACCTGCTTGCCGACACCCGCGCCGACGTTCTAGCCGCAAGACAGCTCTTGAGGCAGCGGCTGGCACGGATGATGGAATGA
- a CDS encoding 2-hydroxychromene-2-carboxylate isomerase: MTRTIEYILDLAAPNGYLAWYPLKAIAERTGAELVVTPVFLGGMHKLTGNAPPMFRDKDVKGKVAYAALEFQRFLDRHGMSDFCMHPALPFNSILLQRILVAAQDEDERRALVDALQPAVWERNIDCGDVDAVRGVLEEGGFDADRLLAGTQEAEVKQKLIDNTSHAVERGAFGIPTVFVGKEMWFGKERLGQIEDYLSGGKP, translated from the coding sequence ATGACCCGCACCATCGAATACATCCTAGATCTCGCCGCGCCGAACGGATATCTCGCGTGGTATCCGCTCAAGGCCATCGCCGAGCGGACCGGAGCGGAGCTTGTGGTCACGCCGGTGTTTCTCGGCGGTATGCACAAACTGACCGGCAATGCGCCGCCGATGTTCCGGGACAAGGATGTGAAGGGCAAGGTTGCCTATGCCGCGCTGGAATTCCAGCGCTTCCTCGACCGGCACGGGATGAGCGATTTCTGCATGCATCCGGCGCTGCCGTTCAATTCGATCCTGCTCCAGCGCATCCTCGTCGCCGCGCAGGACGAGGACGAGCGGCGCGCGCTGGTGGATGCGCTACAGCCTGCCGTGTGGGAGCGGAACATCGATTGCGGGGACGTGGACGCGGTGCGCGGGGTGCTGGAGGAGGGCGGCTTCGACGCCGATCGGTTGCTAGCCGGGACGCAGGAAGCAGAGGTCAAGCAGAAGCTGATCGACAACACCAGCCACGCCGTCGAGCGCGGCGCCTTCGGCATACCGACGGTCTTCGTTGGAAAGGAAATGTGGTTCGGGAAGGAACGTCTCGGGCAGATCGAGGACTATCTGTCGGGCGGAAAGCCCTGA
- a CDS encoding TspO/MBR family protein: MNTLASRGQLRASFIRWALFTVPLVFLLGFLSGMVGSPDSAWFQSLEKPAIYPEPKWFGIVWSVLYVMIGLAVAMVASAWGARGRTAALWMFAAHFVFNLAWTPVFFGAQQITGALVVIALMAVTLIAVIALFWKVRKAAGLLLLPYLAWVLFAGLLNFQFLQLNPDGGAAASDSGAVERVRIGN, from the coding sequence ATGAACACGCTGGCTTCGCGCGGACAATTGCGCGCGAGTTTCATTCGCTGGGCACTCTTTACCGTGCCGCTGGTTTTCCTGCTGGGCTTCCTTAGCGGCATGGTTGGCAGCCCGGATTCGGCCTGGTTCCAGTCGCTCGAAAAGCCTGCGATCTATCCCGAGCCCAAGTGGTTCGGCATCGTTTGGTCGGTGCTCTATGTGATGATCGGCCTTGCCGTCGCCATGGTAGCCTCGGCCTGGGGCGCGCGCGGCCGCACGGCAGCCTTGTGGATGTTCGCTGCGCATTTCGTGTTCAACCTGGCGTGGACACCGGTGTTTTTCGGGGCCCAGCAGATCACGGGCGCGCTGGTGGTCATCGCGTTGATGGCGGTGACGCTGATCGCCGTGATCGCGCTGTTCTGGAAGGTCCGCAAGGCGGCCGGACTGCTGCTGTTGCCGTATCTCGCATGGGTGCTGTTCGCAGGCCTTCTAAACTTCCAGTTCCTGCAGCTGAATCCCGATGGTGGAGCCGCCGCGAGCGATAGCGGCGCGGTCGAGCGGGTGAGAATAGGGAATTAG
- a CDS encoding TetR/AcrR family transcriptional regulator, with amino-acid sequence MSRETLLPLLATHVMEHGLADASLRPLAKAAGTSDRMLLYHFGNKDALVAALLEYLAGMFADALGTAFPQERARSRRACAKTVYDITGRPEFAPFLRVWWDIVAGCANDNAAYFDAAGGIMDVLLDWVVDHLPESDPDPKAGARAVMTVIEGAQMLRSVGRPDVGEAGLAALEG; translated from the coding sequence ATGTCTCGCGAAACGCTGCTGCCGCTGCTTGCCACCCATGTCATGGAGCACGGGCTCGCCGATGCCTCGCTCCGCCCGCTGGCAAAGGCTGCGGGCACCAGCGATCGGATGCTGCTCTACCACTTCGGCAACAAGGATGCTCTGGTCGCCGCTCTCCTCGAATATCTGGCCGGCATGTTCGCCGATGCGCTCGGTACCGCCTTTCCGCAGGAGCGTGCACGATCGCGTCGTGCCTGCGCGAAGACGGTATATGACATTACCGGCAGGCCTGAATTCGCGCCTTTTCTTCGCGTCTGGTGGGACATCGTCGCCGGATGCGCGAACGACAATGCAGCCTATTTCGACGCAGCAGGAGGAATCATGGACGTATTGCTCGACTGGGTGGTCGACCACCTGCCGGAAAGCGACCCCGACCCCAAGGCGGGTGCGCGGGCAGTGATGACCGTGATCGAGGGGGCGCAAATGCTGCGGTCTGTCGGGCGCCCCGATGTCGGCGAAGCGGGGCTTGCCGCGCTGGAAGGCTGA
- a CDS encoding accessory factor UbiK family protein — protein MQSKNPLVADFVKLANSAAGTLAGMGREARDAARERAKETFGGMDFVSREEFDAVKMMASKAREEAEDLKARVAALEAKAK, from the coding sequence ATGCAATCCAAGAACCCCCTCGTTGCCGATTTCGTCAAACTCGCCAACTCGGCGGCCGGTACCTTGGCCGGCATGGGCCGCGAAGCGCGCGATGCGGCGCGGGAGCGGGCTAAGGAGACGTTCGGCGGCATGGACTTCGTCAGCCGCGAGGAATTCGATGCGGTCAAGATGATGGCCAGCAAGGCCCGCGAAGAAGCCGAAGACCTTAAAGCCCGCGTGGCGGCTCTGGAAGCCAAGGCCAAGTGA
- a CDS encoding phospholipid carrier-dependent glycosyltransferase: protein MSRAPEQPVDPLRWCGALALAFWLATLPFLTIVPHAYFDEVHYLPAARELLVLGEFTNREHPLVGKELIALGIALFGDNPWGWRLLPTLFGTLALFANMRALWFATCSRFATLAYGVLLATGFHLFVHARIAMLDIFYLAFLSVAAWQFAAAIRQPEQGRWRLALTGVALGLAMGSKWNALVVATLPGLTFLIARALAGRRRLLLSRRGAPGPGITLVEAALWLGLVPLLVYAATFLPAYRFAVNPITEGLAFHHRFMLDLQTQVLKSHPYQSTWQDWVLNARSIWYLYEPVDGVQRGIMLIGNPLTMYLGLAGLAWCLFHGLLSRNWAALGVVILYAVSLGFWIVAAKPIQFYYHYSLPSFPLLAALALACDALWRNGWRKTALAPLIGSVLVFAWFYSILSAEPLAGPDSFAVWTWIEGWR from the coding sequence ATGAGCCGCGCGCCCGAGCAACCCGTCGATCCCCTGCGCTGGTGCGGCGCGCTGGCGCTGGCATTCTGGCTGGCGACGCTGCCGTTCCTCACGATCGTCCCGCACGCCTATTTCGACGAGGTCCATTACCTTCCCGCCGCGCGCGAGCTGCTGGTGTTGGGCGAATTCACCAATCGCGAGCATCCGCTGGTCGGCAAAGAGCTGATCGCGCTGGGCATTGCTCTTTTCGGCGACAATCCCTGGGGCTGGCGACTGCTGCCGACGCTCTTCGGCACACTCGCGCTGTTCGCCAACATGCGCGCGTTGTGGTTCGCGACATGCAGCCGCTTCGCGACGCTGGCCTATGGCGTATTGCTGGCGACCGGTTTCCACCTGTTCGTGCATGCGCGCATCGCCATGCTCGACATCTTTTACCTCGCCTTCCTGAGCGTCGCCGCATGGCAGTTCGCCGCCGCGATCCGCCAGCCCGAGCAGGGCCGCTGGCGGCTGGCGCTGACAGGCGTTGCACTGGGCCTGGCGATGGGATCGAAGTGGAATGCGCTAGTCGTCGCCACCCTGCCGGGCCTGACCTTCCTGATCGCCCGCGCGCTGGCCGGCCGTCGCCGTTTGCTGCTGAGCCGCCGCGGCGCGCCCGGGCCGGGCATCACGCTGGTAGAAGCGGCGCTGTGGCTCGGCCTTGTCCCGCTACTGGTTTACGCCGCGACCTTCCTCCCGGCCTACCGTTTCGCCGTGAACCCGATTACCGAGGGGCTGGCGTTCCACCACCGGTTCATGCTCGATCTACAGACGCAGGTGCTGAAATCGCATCCCTACCAGTCGACCTGGCAGGACTGGGTGCTGAACGCGCGCTCGATCTGGTATCTCTACGAGCCGGTGGACGGCGTGCAGCGCGGGATCATGCTGATCGGCAATCCGCTGACGATGTATCTGGGCCTTGCCGGGCTGGCGTGGTGCCTGTTCCACGGCCTGCTGAGCCGAAACTGGGCCGCGCTCGGTGTAGTGATTCTCTATGCAGTGAGCCTCGGCTTCTGGATCGTCGCAGCCAAGCCGATCCAGTTCTACTACCACTATTCGCTGCCGAGCTTCCCGCTGCTGGCCGCATTGGCGCTCGCCTGCGACGCGCTATGGCGCAACGGCTGGCGCAAGACCGCCCTCGCCCCGCTTATTGGCAGCGTACTGGTCTTCGCGTGGTTCTACTCGATCCTCAGCGCCGAGCCGCTGGCAGGGCCGGACAGCTTTGCCGTGTGGACTTGGATCGAAGGGTGGAGGTGA
- a CDS encoding glycosyltransferase family 2 protein, protein MNPQTQPVVAGRTDPLDLAIILPTLNERDNLAPLVERIEGALGASGWEVLIVDDNSADGTSDEARRLSLTDSRVRVIQRIGRRGLSSAAIEGFCATAAPYVAVMDADHQHDPKLLVDMLAAVKSGEAEVAVASRFAEGASMEEWGRPDREKLSSVANFLARKLTGVELSDPMSGFFLLPAETARKLVPNLSGIGFKILLDLLATSDTPLKVKDFPMNFSARRSGESKLDRAIALDFLAGLYDKSFGRVIPTRFALFGTVGVLGIGVHMAILYAFLLVASTDFSWSQAVATFGAMTFNFWLNNFLTYRDRRLKSADKVFWGWVSFIAACSIGAFANVAVATTLHDRGLHEVLAALVGIGIGSVWNYALSSRFVWGRY, encoded by the coding sequence ATGAACCCGCAAACGCAGCCCGTCGTGGCCGGCCGGACCGATCCGCTGGACCTCGCCATCATCCTGCCGACGCTCAACGAGCGCGACAATCTTGCACCGCTGGTCGAGCGGATCGAGGGTGCGCTGGGCGCGAGCGGCTGGGAAGTGCTGATCGTGGACGACAATTCCGCCGACGGCACCAGCGACGAGGCGCGCCGCCTCTCGCTGACCGACAGCCGCGTCCGCGTGATCCAGCGCATCGGCCGTCGCGGGCTCTCGAGCGCCGCCATCGAAGGTTTCTGCGCCACCGCCGCACCCTATGTCGCAGTGATGGATGCCGATCACCAGCACGATCCCAAGCTGCTCGTGGACATGCTCGCCGCAGTGAAATCGGGCGAGGCCGAAGTCGCCGTCGCCAGCCGCTTCGCCGAAGGCGCGAGCATGGAAGAATGGGGCCGCCCCGACCGCGAGAAGCTGTCGAGCGTCGCCAATTTCCTTGCCCGCAAGCTGACCGGCGTCGAGCTCTCCGACCCGATGAGCGGGTTTTTCCTGTTGCCCGCCGAAACCGCGCGGAAGCTGGTACCCAATCTTTCAGGAATCGGCTTCAAGATCCTGCTCGACTTGCTCGCCACCTCGGACACACCGCTCAAGGTGAAGGATTTCCCGATGAACTTCTCCGCCCGCCGCTCCGGCGAATCCAAGCTCGACCGCGCCATCGCGCTCGATTTCCTCGCCGGGCTCTACGACAAGAGCTTCGGCCGCGTGATCCCGACCCGCTTCGCCCTGTTCGGCACGGTCGGCGTGCTCGGCATCGGCGTGCACATGGCGATCCTCTACGCTTTTCTGCTGGTCGCAAGCACGGATTTCAGCTGGAGCCAGGCGGTCGCGACCTTCGGCGCGATGACCTTCAATTTCTGGCTCAACAATTTCCTCACCTACCGCGACCGTCGCCTGAAATCGGCGGACAAAGTGTTCTGGGGCTGGGTCAGCTTCATTGCCGCCTGCTCCATCGGCGCCTTCGCCAATGTCGCTGTAGCGACGACCCTGCACGACCGCGGCCTGCACGAAGTGCTCGCGGCACTGGTTGGCATCGGCATCGGGTCGGTATGGAACTACGCCCTGTCGAGCCGCTTCGTCTGGGGTAGGTATTGA
- a CDS encoding MgtC/SapB family protein, translated as MTDMLHPSSLSWFDVAWRLGAATLFPLIVGLERFFHKKPIDFRPFVIISVAACGLLIGSIELLQSSNDSQAQIDPTRVIEGVITGIGFIGAGAMFREGNYVQGAGSAASIWCAGAIGLVCGMGELWLGAIVSIIVFLLLIVSRPFTERWDPGSTKGTDTE; from the coding sequence ATGACAGACATGTTGCACCCGTCCTCGCTCAGCTGGTTCGACGTCGCATGGCGGCTGGGGGCGGCGACTCTGTTTCCCTTGATCGTCGGGCTCGAGCGGTTCTTTCACAAGAAACCGATCGATTTCCGACCCTTCGTCATCATCTCGGTGGCTGCCTGCGGACTGTTGATCGGCTCGATCGAACTGTTGCAGTCGAGCAACGACAGCCAGGCGCAGATCGACCCGACACGGGTCATCGAAGGGGTCATCACCGGCATCGGCTTCATCGGTGCGGGCGCGATGTTCCGCGAAGGCAATTACGTGCAGGGCGCAGGTTCCGCCGCATCGATCTGGTGCGCCGGGGCGATCGGCCTCGTCTGCGGGATGGGCGAATTGTGGCTCGGCGCGATCGTTTCGATCATCGTGTTTTTATTGCTGATCGTGAGCCGCCCCTTCACCGAGCGCTGGGACCCGGGATCGACCAAGGGGACAGATACTGAATGA
- a CDS encoding DUF6628 family protein, translating to MTHRSPAPALDLPLPARRDLSLALVLVRRMAMKGPDDSRAAMLALDVAGSGFRRLLVLTRCFVVELARSSRRTLTLAPCCATGMTRDEALMIDLLRNADLATYAALTDDAPCHRARSAAQALGEELSALAARIGWRGG from the coding sequence ATGACCCACCGATCTCCCGCTCCCGCGCTCGACCTGCCCCTGCCTGCCCGCCGCGATTTGTCGCTAGCGCTAGTGCTGGTCCGGCGAATGGCGATGAAAGGCCCCGACGATTCGCGGGCGGCGATGTTGGCATTGGATGTAGCTGGCAGCGGATTTCGCCGCTTGCTGGTACTCACCCGGTGCTTCGTCGTCGAACTCGCAAGATCCTCGCGCCGGACACTCACGCTCGCGCCTTGCTGTGCGACCGGCATGACGCGCGACGAGGCGCTGATGATCGACCTGCTGCGCAATGCCGACCTCGCCACCTATGCCGCGCTGACCGACGATGCGCCCTGCCACCGCGCTCGCTCGGCAGCGCAAGCGCTCGGAGAGGAACTCAGCGCGCTGGCTGCGCGGATAGGCTGGCGCGGCGGCTAG